A single genomic interval of Plectropomus leopardus isolate mb unplaced genomic scaffold, YSFRI_Pleo_2.0 unplaced_scaffold25002, whole genome shotgun sequence harbors:
- the LOC121966550 gene encoding myocardin-related transcription factor A-like, with protein sequence MDDLFDILLKSGEIPGFKANPDPSLAPLHSDPPSPSSPPSPLHLSPPTPTSPLISPPPPASEPCTGSVRLEDFLESTTGAPLLGVEPDGGLTLIDDLHSQMLSTPSILDHPPSPMDTSDLGFSPHSTELDFGDPTLDSMDWLDISMVGSSSGGSTGSRGGRGGVGAGGDGDGGTSLAPLVPQTPPSVFSTDFLDSTDLQLHWESCL encoded by the exons ATGGACGACCTGTTTGACATCCTCCTGAAGAGCGGAG AAATCCCCGGCTTCAAGGCAAACCCGGACCCTTCGCTCGCCCCCCTCCACTCCGACCCTCCCTCCCCGTCATCTCCTCCATCTCCCCTCCACCTATCCCCTCCCACACCCACCTCTCCCCTCATCTCCCCCCCGCCGCCCGCGAGCGAGCCCTGCACCGGCAGCGTACGCCTGGAAGACTTCCTGGAGAGCACGACGGGCGCCCCGCTGCTGGGTGTGGAGCCCGACGGCGGCCTGACGCTGATTGACGACCTCCACAGCCAAATGCTGAGCACGCCCAGCATCCTGgaccaccccccctcccccatgGACACGTCCGACCTTGGCTTTTCCCCCCACTCCACGGAGCTGGACTTCGGCGACCCCACTCTGGACAGCATGGACTGGCTGGATATCTCCATGGTAGGGAGCAGCAGCGGAGGGAGCACAGGCAGCcgaggggggagaggaggcgTAGGGGCAGGCGGCGACGGAGACGGGGGGACGAGCCTGGCCCCGCTGGTGCCGCAAACTCCGCCGAGCGTCTTCTCAACCGACTTTCTGGACAGCACGGACCTGCAGCTGCACTGGGAGTCGTGTCTGTAG